The sequence TACTTTTTTCACTTCATCCACTTCTACTCTATTTAACTTTTGTGCTAAGTATAAACCGAATAAATAAAATGCGATTAATTGCGATGTATAAGCTTTAGTAGAAGCAACAGCTATCTCAGGTCCTGCCCAAGTTGTAATCACATCATCCGCTTCACGAGATACAGAACTGCCCACTACGTTTGTTATCGCTATTACACGAGCACCTTGACGTTTAGCTTCTCTAAGGGCTGCTAGAGTATCCGCAGTTTCCCCTGATTGACTCACAACGATAACTAACGTATTTTTCGTAATGATTGGTGAACGATATCGATATTCAGAAGCAACGTCTGTTTCCACTGGAATACGTGCTAACTTTTCAATAATATTTTTTCCTACTAATCCAGCATGATATGCTGTACCGCAAGCAACAATATGAACGCGATCTATGGATTTAATTTCTTCGTCAGTCATTTTAATTTCATCTAAAATCACTTGATCTTGATCCGTTGATATGCGACTACCCATTGTATCACGGTATGCAGTAGGCTGATCATAAATTTCTTTTAACATAAAATGATCAAAACCTGCTTTTTCAGCCGTTACGATGTCCCAATCTACGTGGAAAACATCTTTTTGAATTTCATTTCCGTTCACATCTTGTAAAGTTACTTCATCTTTTGTTAAGATGGCCATTTCCCCATCATTTAAAATATACACATCTCTTGTATGTTCTAAAATGGCTGGTATATCTGAACCGATATAACTTTCTCCCTCACCGATTCCGATAATTAATGGACTTGCTAATCGAACAGCAATTAATTTATCTGGTTCATCTTCACAAAGAACAGCTAATGCATATGCCCCACGCATACGATCTACTGCTTTTTGAATCGCCTTAACGATATCACCCTCATATAAATCAGAAATAAGATGAGCAATAACCTCTGTATCCGTTTCTGAGGTAAATTTATGCCCTTTTGCAATTAACTCTTCTTTAAGATTTACATAGTTTTCAATGATTCCATTATGAACGACTGAAAATTTTTGTGACGGATCACAATGAGGGTGTGAGTTTTCGTCAGAAGGTTTTCCGTGCGTTGCCCAACGAGTATGCCCAATACCAATCGATCCTTCTATTGGGTTTGTATTTAACTCTTCCTCTAGTACTGCTAACCGACCTTTAACTTTCTTCACTTCTAATCCACGATTGGTATATACTGCTATTCCTGCAGAATCATACCCTCTATATTCTAATTTTTTCAATCCATCTATTAATATACTTTTAGAATCTCTATTTCCAATATATCCGACTATACCACACATAATTTTTCTCCTCCCATGAGACAGGGAGCTTTAAAAAGCGTAATAAACATCACTTCTTAAACACTCCCTTCATACGTTATATAAAATTCTCTGCTGATTACACTAGGTTGTGTAAAAAGTGATTAATATTTAATTTAAAATCCGTGTTCAAAAAGTTCGGTTTTCAGTCAAAATTGGACTTTTTGAACATCCTCTTTAAGTCATCCTAATTGGATTCTTGTCAAATCGGTCACCCAATTTATTTACTTTCCAATTTTACGGTATGGATGAACAATACCGGGAGGTCCCCGCCGAATGCTTCGAACACCTACCACCTCGTCAACTTATAACCTTATTTAAGTTATGATCATAGAGCAACACTTTATAAAGTTATCAAGTTCTGGCGCTTTTAAAACAAATAACCTCGTTCCACCTTTCTTTTTAGAGTATAGAACTATATTATTGCATTTCACATTAAATGTGAACCTTTTTTTGAAAATAAGGAATGTGTAGTATTTATTTTAAGTGTTATGAGTTTAAGATAATTACAGTGCTTCTTGAATTTTAATTGCTATCTTTTCAGCATAATTTCGAACTTGGTCTTCATCAGGTCCTTCAACCATAACACGTATTAAAGCTTCTGTTCCAGATGGACGCACTAAAACTCTACCATTATCACCTAGCTCTACTTCTACTCCATGAATGGCTTCTTCTATTGCTGCATTACCTTGTAATCCTTCTTTGTTTTGAACCTTCACATTGATCAATACTTGTGGATATTTACTCATCAGTTGCTTCAACTCACTTAATTGCTTTCCAGACTGTTGGATAGTACTTAAGAGTTGAAGTCCAGACAAAATACCGTCGCCTGTTGTACTGTGATCTAAGAAAATGACATGCCCTGACTGTTCTCCACCTAAGTTATATCCATGTTTCCTCATCTCTTCCATCACATAACGGTCTCCAACAGCTGTTTTGGAAGATTGCATACCTAAAGATTCAATCGCTTTATAAAACCCAATATTACTCATGACTGTGGATACAATTTTGCTTTGATTTAACTTTCCAGCTTGATTCATTGCATCTCCACAAATACATAATATGTAATCTCCATCAATTAGTGATCCAGTATTATCAACTGCCATTAATCGATCTGCATCACCATCAAAGGATAATCCCAAATCCGCACCTAAACGAACAACTTCAGATTGCAATTTTTCTGGATGGGTTGAACCACAATTTTCATTAATGTTTAAACCCGTTGGTTCAATCCCCATTGAGATCACTTCAGCTCCTAAATCTTCAAAAACTTTTGGTGCGATTTCAAAAGCTGATCCATTGGCACAATCTAATACAACTCTCAAACCCTTAAAATCGGTCTCCACTGTAGTTTTTAAATATTCTATATATAAATCCTTTGCTTGAGGTTGATCTGTTACAGTACCTAAATGATCTCCTACTGGTCTTGGTAAATCATCCACCTCTGCATCCATAAGACGCTCTATTTCTAATTCTGTTTCGTCAGACAACTTAAATCCATCCTGTCCAAAAAACTTAATCCCATTATCAGGTACTGGATTATGTGAAGCTGAGATCATTACACCTGCATCTGCACCTAATTCACGAGTTAAATAAGCTACACATGGTGTTGAAACAACGCCCAATCTAATAACATTTGCTCCAATGGATAATAAACCTGCGACTAGAGCCGCTTCTAACATTGGACCTGAAATTCTTGTATCTAAACCAATGGTTACAGTTGGTTTTTCAACTTTACCAGCTAATACATAACCTCCACAACGACCAATTTTATATGCTAATTCAGGGGTAAGCTCTTTATTAGCAATACCACGTACACCGTCAGTTCCAAAATATTTCCCCATGTCATCTTGCTCCTATTCGTATATGTTAATTATTATTGATTTATTTTCTCATCTAATGGCTCTTCTTCATTTAAAACCGATTCTAAGTCTGTTTGAAGGTTGTCAGTAGGTGAACTTTCTTCAGAAATAGGAAAAGTATTCAACTCTTCATTAATTTCTGATTGTATCCCACCTTCTGTGTTTTCGCTTTGATTTTCTGTTTCATCTGTTATACCCGTTTCTCCTTCTTCATTTGTTGCTTCATCTGATGGTTCTTCAGCTTCTGAATCTGTTACCTCTTCTGTAATTGGTTGTATTTCCAAAGAGACTTTCAAAGGAGAATCTCCACCATATTTAACAAAATTAGGAAGAGTTAGTTGAATGCTACGTTCATAACTCCCTGGTGGAAGTCCACTGATATCTACAGTGGCATCTATGTTATTTTCAGTAATATTTTCTAAATTAGATGGAGCACCTTCAACTACCAAATCTAATAAGCCATCCGTTGATCCACTAAAAACGACCTCATATTCTTTGGTGTCTAATCCAATAAATGTAATAGGAAAAGCAGCAAATGTTTTAGTTTCAGAAGGTACAATAATAATCTCCACCTCGACTTTTTGAGGTTCAATCTTTTTAATACCATCAGGCACGGTTAAAATATGGGAAGATACTCTATCGCTTGTCAAATTACGCAGATCAATTTCTATATCATCATATACATTGTAATCTTTTAATACATCTTCTGATCCGTAAAGTGTAACTTCATCTACACTCTGCTTAACGGATACAACACTATACCCTTTTGGAGTTTCACCTCTCAAATCCACTCTTAAATCTAATGTTTTAGAAGGGCTTATAATTGGAATTTCCACTTGCACCGTTGCCGGATTTATCTCTACGTCTACTTGCTTACTATTCTTATCATATGCTACCAATGGCAGTTCAGTCACTATATCCTCGTGTACATTTGTTACATCAATGGAAGATTGAACAGTGGAAATTTGTTCTATTACACTGCTTGGAGCTGTAATGGAAACTTCTTCTGTAGATAAAATTGTTGTTCTTACTTCGTATCCTTCTCCTGGATCTCCTTTTACATTAATTTCGATTGGTAATGAAGTTGTGATGATCTCTTCAATGACAACTGTGACTGTTGGTGGATATAGTTCAACATCTATATCATCTGGGAATCCAATCGTTTCTAACTTGATTTGATGAGTTCCCGCTCCTTTATTAGATAAATCTAACTCAATCTGATACTTCTCATTTTCTTTACTTACAGCTTTAATATCTGTTTCTTCTCCTTTTAAAGCCACATTTACAGAATTAGAATACTTTCTTTGGATATGTAAATTATCACCTAAATTTGAAATAGAGATTGGAAAATCATCTATTTCTCTACTCTGTTCGGTAATTGAATCAATAATTGAAGGTGGGGGAGTTGCAACTTGTTGATCTAACTGAACAAATGCCCATAGTAATATACCAAAAATCACTGCAGCAATTCTTACAACTGTTATATTCCCTAACCATTTATCCATTTTGATTCCCTCTCCGTTTCCAAAATGAAGTTTTGTCTTTATTTTTGACATTTGGTTTTAACTCTTCAAAAATTTTGGATATGAGCGATTCGTCTTTCACATCTCTGACAACCTGTCCATTCATAGCCATGGATATAGCCCCTGTTTCTTCAGAAACGACAATACATAAAGCATCAGACACTTCACTCATACCAATGGCAGCTCTATGACGAGTACCTAACTCCTTACTAATAAAAGGATTTTCAGATAAGGGGAGGTAACACCCTGCAGCTCGAATTTCACCATTTTTTATCACTACAGCTCCATCATGTAAGGGGGTATTTGGAGTGAAAATATTTATTAATAACTCTGCGCTTATTTTTGATTTTAATTGGATTCCAGATTCTATGTATTCATTTAATCCCGTTTCTTTCTCAAATACGATGAGAGCACCTATTTTTCGCTTAGATAAATAATTAATCGATTTAATCACTTCGCTTATGCGATCGTTCACTTCTTTTTCTTCCTGTGATACAGTTCTAGTAAATATCTTACCTCGTCCTAATTGTTCTAATGCCCGCCTGAGTTCAGGTTGAAATATAATAATAACGGCCAAAAGCCCATAGTTAAACGCTTGTTCCATCATCCACTGTAACGTATTAAGACCTAATAATATACTAAGAGCCCATGCCACAATGACAACCACTATACCTTGAAGCAGTTGCACAGCACGAGTACCTCGAATAATCATTATTAATTTATATATCACATAACTTACGATTAAAATATCTATTATATCCATAAAGGTGATGGTGGTGAAAAATCCCATTTTTAGCTCTCCTAGTATCCAACTTCAAAAAACCTTCATTTTTTTATTAAAAACTTCTTAAAATTTCATTTCTATTTCTAATATAGATCATACCATAAAATGTACAACTCTAGAACTTTTACCAGTGAAAAAAATAAATCGCTTATAAGATAGACATTCTTACCTACTAAATGAATTACTTTTCATTTTGTACAAAAAAACCAACCCATCATTTTGGGAAGGTTTATTAAAAACAAATTATTTTATTCACTTTTGAAGAAGTCGAAAAAACCACTAATTTTATACCAAATCCAATCTAATGTTTGGTCAATATGAGTAACTCCTCCGGCAACTTTTTCTGCAGAAGCCAGTAAATTTATTTCACTGTCAATGAGCGTTACCTTACCATTCACTGTTCCTTCAACTATAATTTCTCCATTTTCAACAACAAGATCTCCATTCACTGTTTGTCCTTCTGGTACAATGACTTGGTTATCTTTGATCACTACATATTCCATGCCACTTCCTGAAACGATAAGATTTGATTCTGGTTCATTCATGGCGAACAAACTTCCCATCATAATAATAACAAAAACGGCTGCTGCAGCCAAAGCAGGGTACTGTTTAGCCCACCTCATCCATCTGGTTTCTCTTTTCATTGGAATAACATCCATAATCTTGTCAGTTAAGTCATCAGGAACTGGGCTTTTTGGGAGAGACCTAGTTAATGCCTCGGTTTTTTCTAACTGTGTTAAATTCTCTTTACAATTTGAACATGTGTTTAGGTGATGGCTTAACTGATGAAGTTTTACACCAGTAAGATCTCCGTCCAAGTATTCATGCAATAAAGAATTTACTTGTTTACAATTCACTTTGCCCACACCTTTCAGAATTCAAACTCGTTCGTTCATTCATACCATACGTTTGTTAAAAAAATTGGTTTCAAAAAAAAATTAATAAATATGATTACTAATAACTTAAACAATATCTATATTAAGTTTCCATGTTCTAATTTTTTTCGGAGATACTCTCTACCTCTATGTACTCTAGTTTTGACGGTTGTTACAGGCATATTTAGTATATCACCGACCTCCTGAAGAGATAAATCATGCAAATAACGTAACACGACAACTGATTTATACTTTTCTGGTAATTTATCAATCGCTTCTCGAACATGTCTTTGTGTTTCAGAAATGATAAGCTGTTGATCAGGAGAGTCATCTAAGCTCGGAAGAATATCATAACCGTCTATCCCTTCGCCTTCTATGGTTTCAGCATCTAATGAAAAAGCATTTTTTCTTTTCCTTAGTCGATCAATACACAAATTTGTACCAATACGAAATATCCAAGTAGAAAACTTGAACTTTGCATCATATTTATGTATGCTTTTGTACACTCTTAAGAAGGTTTCTTGAGTTATATCTTCCGCTTCCTGTTTATTACCTAACATTCTGTAACCAAGATGGTAAATTTTACTCTTATATAAATCAACTAAATCTGAAAAGGCTTGATGATTTCCTTTTTTAGCTAATTTAATGATTTTTACTTCGGTACTTTCCACTACAATTCCCCCAGCATAATGCTTGCTATGGTTTAACGTGATTTAATTTTTAATTACTTCTTTTCAGCGACTATAATTCCAACTAATATTAAAAGTACTCCTAACCATTGTGCAAGGTTCACAGTTT comes from Chengkuizengella sediminis and encodes:
- the glmS gene encoding glutamine--fructose-6-phosphate transaminase (isomerizing); its protein translation is MCGIVGYIGNRDSKSILIDGLKKLEYRGYDSAGIAVYTNRGLEVKKVKGRLAVLEEELNTNPIEGSIGIGHTRWATHGKPSDENSHPHCDPSQKFSVVHNGIIENYVNLKEELIAKGHKFTSETDTEVIAHLISDLYEGDIVKAIQKAVDRMRGAYALAVLCEDEPDKLIAVRLASPLIIGIGEGESYIGSDIPAILEHTRDVYILNDGEMAILTKDEVTLQDVNGNEIQKDVFHVDWDIVTAEKAGFDHFMLKEIYDQPTAYRDTMGSRISTDQDQVILDEIKMTDEEIKSIDRVHIVACGTAYHAGLVGKNIIEKLARIPVETDVASEYRYRSPIITKNTLVIVVSQSGETADTLAALREAKRQGARVIAITNVVGSSVSREADDVITTWAGPEIAVASTKAYTSQLIAFYLFGLYLAQKLNRVEVDEVKKVIAALQELPQQVESILEQSEQIKTVAEKIALHNNLFFIGRGLDFAVVLEGSLKLKEISYIHSEAYAAGELKHGTLALIEEGIPVIALATQEDVFEKTVSNIEEVAARGAYVLGVNQEGNEELGKSVNESFTIPKTLDVLSPALSVVPLQLLSYYASLARGNDVDKPRNLAKSVTVE
- the glmM gene encoding phosphoglucosamine mutase, producing MGKYFGTDGVRGIANKELTPELAYKIGRCGGYVLAGKVEKPTVTIGLDTRISGPMLEAALVAGLLSIGANVIRLGVVSTPCVAYLTRELGADAGVMISASHNPVPDNGIKFFGQDGFKLSDETELEIERLMDAEVDDLPRPVGDHLGTVTDQPQAKDLYIEYLKTTVETDFKGLRVVLDCANGSAFEIAPKVFEDLGAEVISMGIEPTGLNINENCGSTHPEKLQSEVVRLGADLGLSFDGDADRLMAVDNTGSLIDGDYILCICGDAMNQAGKLNQSKIVSTVMSNIGFYKAIESLGMQSSKTAVGDRYVMEEMRKHGYNLGGEQSGHVIFLDHSTTGDGILSGLQLLSTIQQSGKQLSELKQLMSKYPQVLINVKVQNKEGLQGNAAIEEAIHGVEVELGDNGRVLVRPSGTEALIRVMVEGPDEDQVRNYAEKIAIKIQEAL
- a CDS encoding YbbR-like domain-containing protein, translating into MDKWLGNITVVRIAAVIFGILLWAFVQLDQQVATPPPSIIDSITEQSREIDDFPISISNLGDNLHIQRKYSNSVNVALKGEETDIKAVSKENEKYQIELDLSNKGAGTHQIKLETIGFPDDIDVELYPPTVTVVIEEIITTSLPIEINVKGDPGEGYEVRTTILSTEEVSITAPSSVIEQISTVQSSIDVTNVHEDIVTELPLVAYDKNSKQVDVEINPATVQVEIPIISPSKTLDLRVDLRGETPKGYSVVSVKQSVDEVTLYGSEDVLKDYNVYDDIEIDLRNLTSDRVSSHILTVPDGIKKIEPQKVEVEIIIVPSETKTFAAFPITFIGLDTKEYEVVFSGSTDGLLDLVVEGAPSNLENITENNIDATVDISGLPPGSYERSIQLTLPNFVKYGGDSPLKVSLEIQPITEEVTDSEAEEPSDEATNEEGETGITDETENQSENTEGGIQSEINEELNTFPISEESSPTDNLQTDLESVLNEEEPLDEKINQ
- the cdaA gene encoding diadenylate cyclase CdaA: MGFFTTITFMDIIDILIVSYVIYKLIMIIRGTRAVQLLQGIVVVIVAWALSILLGLNTLQWMMEQAFNYGLLAVIIIFQPELRRALEQLGRGKIFTRTVSQEEKEVNDRISEVIKSINYLSKRKIGALIVFEKETGLNEYIESGIQLKSKISAELLINIFTPNTPLHDGAVVIKNGEIRAAGCYLPLSENPFISKELGTRHRAAIGMSEVSDALCIVVSEETGAISMAMNGQVVRDVKDESLISKIFEELKPNVKNKDKTSFWKRRGNQNG
- a CDS encoding zf-HC2 domain-containing protein, whose amino-acid sequence is MNCKQVNSLLHEYLDGDLTGVKLHQLSHHLNTCSNCKENLTQLEKTEALTRSLPKSPVPDDLTDKIMDVIPMKRETRWMRWAKQYPALAAAAVFVIIMMGSLFAMNEPESNLIVSGSGMEYVVIKDNQVIVPEGQTVNGDLVVENGEIIVEGTVNGKVTLIDSEINLLASAEKVAGGVTHIDQTLDWIWYKISGFFDFFKSE
- the sigW gene encoding RNA polymerase sigma factor SigW; this encodes MESTEVKIIKLAKKGNHQAFSDLVDLYKSKIYHLGYRMLGNKQEAEDITQETFLRVYKSIHKYDAKFKFSTWIFRIGTNLCIDRLRKRKNAFSLDAETIEGEGIDGYDILPSLDDSPDQQLIISETQRHVREAIDKLPEKYKSVVVLRYLHDLSLQEVGDILNMPVTTVKTRVHRGREYLRKKLEHGNLI